A segment of the Vicinamibacteria bacterium genome:
CGAAGTTGGGTGAGTCGGCCTGTCTGGCGCTTCGCGAGCCTTCGCTCGGACCGTGCATGGGGATGAAAGGAGGAGCCACGGGTGGCGGCTATAGCCAGGTGTATCCCATGGATCGGATCAACCTGCACTTCACCGGTGATTTCCACGCAGTCACCTCGGCGCACAACCTTCTCTCCGCCGCTCTCGACAATCAACTGCATTTCGGCAATGCGCTCGCCATCGACCCACGACGCGTCACCTGGAAACGGGTCATCGACATGAACGACCGTTCGCTTCGCAAGGTCGTGGTCGGTCTGGGAGGACCGCTCCAGGGCGTTCCTCGCGAGACGGGGTTCGACATCACCGCGGCCTCGGAGATCATGGCCATCCTGTGCCTGGCGGCGAACGAGTCCGACCTGAGACGGCGTGTGGATGGCATTCTCATTGGATTCACTTACGGGAAAGAGCCCGTCGTGGCGGCGAAGCTGAACGTCTCCGGCGCGGTGCTGGCACTGCTGCGAGATGCCCTTCAGCCCAATCTCGTCCAGACGCTGGAAGGCGTGCCTGCCTTCATCCACGGCGGCCCCTTCGCCAACATCGCGCACGGCTGCAACAGCGTCGCCGCCACCCGATGCGCGCTCCACCTCGCGGACTGGGCGGTCACCGAAGCGGGTTTCGGCTTCGACCTGGGCGGGGAGAAATTCTTCGACATCAAATGCCGCTCCGCCGGATTGAATCCCGCGGCGGTGGTCCTCGTGTCGACCGTGCGAGCGCTCAAGATGCACGGGGGAAAGGCCAAGGACGGACTGACGACCCCCGACCCCGGTGCGGTCCGCTTCGGCCTCGCGAACCTCGACAAGCACCTGGAGAACGTCCAACATTTCGGAAAGACGGCCGTCGTGGCTCTCAATCGTTTCGGAAGCGACTCCGACGAAGAGATCGAGGTCGTCCGGAAGCGTTGTGAGGAGCTATCAGTGCCTTTCGCGGTGTCGGACCACCATGCCCGGGGCGGCGAGGGTGCGATCGAGCTCGCGCGCACCGTCATGCGGCAAGCCGCCGTTCCATCGGCTCCCGCCGAGCCGCTCTACCAAATCTCGGATACGGTCCCCGAGAAGGTCCGCAAAGTGGCACGAAAGATGTACGGAGCTCGAGATGTCGTCTTCACGAAAGAAGCGGACAAACAACTCGCCGAAGTCGAAAGACTCGGTTACACCGAGCTTCCCGTCTGCATCGCCAAGACCCAGAACTCGCTTTCGGATGATCCGGCCCTCTTCGGGCGCCCGGAGGATTTCGACATCACCGTGAGCGGAATCGAGATCAACGCCGGAGCGGGCTTTCTCGTGGTCCTCACCGGAGACATCATGCGGATGCCCGGCCTTCCGCGACGGCCCCGAGCC
Coding sequences within it:
- a CDS encoding formate--tetrahydrofolate ligase encodes the protein MKSDIEISRSVTPEPIATIADKLGLEPGEWHPFGPHIAKVDPAILSRPARSKNPRLVLVSAITPTPAGEGKTTTSIGLAQGLAKLGESACLALREPSLGPCMGMKGGATGGGYSQVYPMDRINLHFTGDFHAVTSAHNLLSAALDNQLHFGNALAIDPRRVTWKRVIDMNDRSLRKVVVGLGGPLQGVPRETGFDITAASEIMAILCLAANESDLRRRVDGILIGFTYGKEPVVAAKLNVSGAVLALLRDALQPNLVQTLEGVPAFIHGGPFANIAHGCNSVAATRCALHLADWAVTEAGFGFDLGGEKFFDIKCRSAGLNPAAVVLVSTVRALKMHGGKAKDGLTTPDPGAVRFGLANLDKHLENVQHFGKTAVVALNRFGSDSDEEIEVVRKRCEELSVPFAVSDHHARGGEGAIELARTVMRQAAVPSAPAEPLYQISDTVPEKVRKVARKMYGARDVVFTKEADKQLAEVERLGYTELPVCIAKTQNSLSDDPALFGRPEDFDITVSGIEINAGAGFLVVLTGDIMRMPGLPRRPRAEDIDLVEGQIEGLQ